In bacterium, a single window of DNA contains:
- the htpX gene encoding protease HtpX: MRRILLFLVTNFAVILVLGIVASLLGVNRFLTPSGLDLKALLIFSFIFGMGGSLISLQISRWSAKRLTRCKVITGRSGSETETWLYSTVERLTRQADLPMPEVAIYSSSSPNAFATGPSKRRSLVAVSTGLMDNMKQDEVEAVLAHEVSHIRNGDMVSLALIQGVVNTFVFFFARVVGYAIDAALSKGKQSRGPGIGYYLGTIVAQILFSILASIVVFWFSRKREFRADQGAARLSGAEKMVSALQALQRGVSQPLPGSMAAFGISGKKGTGLSRLFMTHPPLEERIAALQGSGAHPE; this comes from the coding sequence ATGCGTCGTATTCTTCTGTTTCTGGTAACAAACTTTGCTGTCATCCTCGTCCTTGGAATTGTCGCGTCCCTATTGGGTGTTAATCGGTTTTTAACACCATCAGGCCTCGATCTCAAAGCACTCCTGATCTTCTCCTTTATCTTCGGAATGGGCGGCTCATTGATATCCCTTCAGATCTCCCGATGGTCAGCCAAGCGCCTCACTCGCTGCAAGGTCATCACTGGCCGCAGTGGCAGCGAAACCGAAACATGGCTCTATTCCACGGTGGAAAGGCTTACCCGCCAGGCTGACCTCCCCATGCCCGAGGTCGCTATCTACTCCAGCAGCAGCCCCAACGCATTCGCTACGGGACCAAGCAAGCGCCGGTCCCTCGTGGCCGTCAGCACCGGTCTCATGGACAACATGAAACAGGATGAGGTCGAGGCCGTTTTGGCCCATGAAGTCAGCCATATCAGGAACGGGGACATGGTGTCGCTGGCTCTTATCCAGGGAGTTGTCAACACCTTCGTATTTTTCTTCGCCAGGGTCGTGGGGTACGCTATCGACGCGGCCCTTTCCAAGGGCAAACAGAGCAGAGGCCCAGGAATCGGTTATTATCTGGGAACCATCGTTGCTCAGATCCTGTTCAGTATCCTCGCCTCAATCGTTGTTTTCTGGTTCAGCCGGAAACGGGAATTCAGGGCAGACCAAGGCGCCGCCCGGCTGTCCGGCGCGGAGAAGATGGTCTCCGCACTGCAGGCCCTCCAGCGGGGGGTGTCGCAGCCACTGCCGGGCTCCATGGCGGCCTTCGGGATATCTGGTAAAAAAGGGACCGGCCTGAGCCGGCTCTTTATGACCCATCCTCCCCTCGAGGAGAGGATCGCGGCCCTGCAGGGCTCTGGAGCACACCCGGAATAG
- a CDS encoding AbrB/MazE/SpoVT family DNA-binding domain-containing protein, giving the protein MIKNLKKHGNSMALVIEKPILDLLGADADTPFDITTDGQALILTPVTDPSRQEAFRSALEGTNTRYARTLKKLAE; this is encoded by the coding sequence ATGATCAAAAACCTGAAAAAGCATGGAAACAGTATGGCCCTGGTGATAGAAAAACCGATCCTGGATCTGCTGGGGGCCGACGCCGACACTCCTTTCGACATCACCACCGATGGGCAGGCTCTGATTCTCACACCCGTTACAGACCCTTCCCGCCAGGAAGCTTTCCGATCCGCCCTTGAAGGGACTAACACCAGGTACGCCAGGACTCTGAAGAAACTGGCGGAATAA
- a CDS encoding type II toxin-antitoxin system death-on-curing family toxin gives MAPKFLSFAEVIEIHQDQLARYGGDPGIRDLNGLKSALGTPAATFGGEFLHPDICTMAAAYLFHITGNHPLVDGNKRTGTVAALVFLDLNGYEFNAPEDELTDAVMAVASGQSGKDEVTEFFRKWTRRKE, from the coding sequence GTGGCCCCGAAATTCCTGAGTTTTGCTGAGGTCATCGAGATCCACCAGGACCAGTTGGCCCGTTACGGCGGTGATCCGGGCATAAGGGACTTAAACGGTTTGAAATCGGCCCTCGGCACCCCCGCTGCCACTTTCGGCGGCGAGTTTCTCCATCCCGATATTTGCACCATGGCGGCGGCCTACCTTTTCCACATCACCGGGAACCATCCTTTGGTGGACGGCAATAAACGGACAGGGACCGTGGCCGCCCTGGTGTTCCTGGATCTGAACGGATACGAATTTAATGCCCCCGAGGATGAACTCACAGATGCTGTCATGGCAGTGGCATCGGGGCAATCAGGCAAGGATGAGGTGACTGAATTTTTCCGCAAATGGACCAGGAGAAAGGAATAG
- a CDS encoding RNA-binding S4 domain-containing protein, whose amino-acid sequence MTDKEQGRLRLDLYLKRSGLVKRRPLAATLCDNGYVTINGRPAAPGKSVKVGDRLQIRYARKMVLVEVMEIPGKQVKKGEGYKVLNEEIIEEELF is encoded by the coding sequence ATGACGGATAAAGAACAAGGTCGTCTGAGACTCGATCTGTACCTGAAACGCTCCGGCCTGGTCAAACGCCGCCCTCTGGCCGCCACCCTCTGCGACAACGGATATGTCACAATCAACGGCAGGCCCGCCGCACCGGGCAAGTCGGTCAAGGTTGGGGACCGTCTGCAGATCCGGTACGCGAGGAAGATGGTGCTGGTGGAGGTGATGGAAATACCGGGCAAGCAGGTGAAAAAGGGAGAGGGTTATAAGGTTCTGAACGAGGAGATTATTGAGGAAGAATTGTTTTAA